In Sorghum bicolor cultivar BTx623 chromosome 10, Sorghum_bicolor_NCBIv3, whole genome shotgun sequence, one genomic interval encodes:
- the LOC8065512 gene encoding UDP-glycosyltransferase 73C6, which translates to MAIEDSANGRRPPTANVDSSGCDVKAHFVFIPLMFQGHLIPAADTALLLATHGALASIVVTPSNTGRIKPAVDFARKSGLAVRLVELPLDLAAEGLPDGADDVDKVPEGLWTNYFRALARLREPLERHLRAHAPYPTCVVADFCHPWARELAANLQVPRLAFFSMCAFCLLCQHNVERFHAYDGVADDHELVVVPGLEKKVEVSRAQAPGFFRGVPGFEKFADDVEQVLAEADGVVTNSFVEMEPEYVAGYAEARAMKVWTVGPVSLFHQRSTATLASRGNTAAIGADECLRWLDGKEPNSVVYVSFGSLAHARQKQVVELGLGLEASGHPFIWVVKNAAAGEEVAEFLHDLEARVAGRGLLIRGWAPQVLILSHAAIGSFVTHCGWNSTMEAITAGLPVVAWPHFSDQFLNAKFAVEVLGIGVDVGVTEPLMYQLEEKEIVVARDVVEKAVREVMQGGGEGEERRRRARALAAKARTAVEKGGSSHANLLDLINCFKVDAGCRARPFGRSTA; encoded by the coding sequence ATGGCAATAGAAGACTCAGCGAATGGCCGTCGCCCGCCGACGGCGAACGTCGACAGCAGCGGCTGCGACGTCAAGGCGCATTTCGTGTTCATCCCGCTGATGTTTCAGGGCCACCTGATCCCGGCGGCCGACACCGCGCTTCTGCTAGCCACCCACGGCGCTCTCGCCAGCATCGTCGTCACCCCGTCCAACACCGGCCGGATCAAGCCGGCCGTCGACTTCGCCCGAAAGTCCGGCCTGGCGGTCCGGCTCGTCGAGCTCCCGCTCGACCTCGCCGCGGAAGGGCTGCCCGACGGCGCCGACGACGTCGACAAGGTGCCGGAGGGTCTCTGGACCAACTACTTCCGCGCCCTGGCGCGCCTCCGGGAGCCTCTGGAGCGGCACCTCCGCGCGCACGCGCCGTACCCGACGTGCGTCGTGGCGGACTTCTGCCACCCGTGGGCTAGGGAGCTCGCGGCGAACCTCCAGGTCCCGCGCCTCGCTTTCTTCAGCATGTGCGCCTTCTGCCTCCTCTGCCAGCACAACGTCGAGAGGTTCCACGCGTACGACGGCGTGGCCGATGACCACGAGCTGGTCGTCGTGCCCGGCCTGGAGAAAAAGGTCGAGGTGTCGAGGGCTCAGGCTCCCGGTTTCTTCCGCGGGGTGCCCGGGTTCGAGAAATTCGCGGACGACGTCGAGCAGGTGTTGGCCGAGGCCGACGGCGTCGTCACCAACAGCTTCGTGGAGATGGAGCCGGAGTACGTCGCCGGCTACGCGGAAGCCAGGGCGATGAAGGTGTGGACCGTCGGGCCGGTGTCTCTGTTCCACCAGCGGAGCACCGCGACGCTGGCGTCGAGAGGGAACACCGCCGCCATCGGTGCCGACGAGTGCCTCCGGTGGCTCGACGGCAAGGAGCCCAACTCCGTCGTGTACGTCAGCTTCGGGAGCCTCGCGCACGCACGACAGAAGCAGGTCGTGGAGCTCGGTCTCGGGCTGGAGGCGTCAGGGCACCCGTTCATCTGGGTGGTCAagaacgccgccgccggcgaggaaGTGGCCGAGTTCCTACACGACCTCGAGGCGCGCGTCGCCGGGCGCGGCCTGCTCATCAGGGGGTGGGCGCCGCAGGTGCTGATCCTGTCCCACGCAGCCATCGGCAGCTTCGTGACGCACTGCGGGTGGAACTCGACCATGGAGGCCATCACGGCCGGGCTGCCGGTGGTGGCGTGGCCGCACTTCTCGGACCAGTTCTTGAACGCCAAGTTCGCCGTGGAGGTGCTGGGGATCGGCGTGGACGTCGGGGTGACGGAGCCGCTCATGTACCAGCTTGAGGAGAAGGAGATCGTGGTGGCCAGAGATGTGGTGGAGAAGGCGGTGAGGGAGGTCATGCAGGGAGGAGGCGAGGGGgaggagcggaggaggagggcaCGAGCGCTTGCGGCCAAGGCCAGGACTGCCGTGGAGAAAGGCGGGTCGTCGCACGCGAACCTGCTGGATTTGATCAACTGCTTCAAGGTGGACGCGGGATGTCGTGCTCGCCCCTTCGGGAGGTCGACTGCATGA
- the LOC8065513 gene encoding uncharacterized protein LOC8065513 isoform X2, translating into MSMLLVQKQHLPLSVRPRTTVTLLSLRHQCRLPTTRFSAAAAESASRAAPFAVEDYLVATCHLTPAQALKASKVLSHLKSPSRPDAVLAFLSDLGLSDADIAAAVSYDPKLLCSEVERTLAPRLVELRDLGLSPSQIARLVLVDPARFRRPTVVSKLQYYVPLFGSFENLIHALRSNAYLLSSDLERVVKPNVAFLMECGLDACDIAKLSIPVPRLITTNPERVRAMVERAEAVGAPRGTGMFRHALLAVAFLSEEKIKAKVEFLKTTFQWSDAEVGVAVSKLPLVLKHSKDRLRRMSEFLITKDRSYYTAVQVSENVFMEKFILPYKEAAPSLALDYAAACRGEVPTFRFQEPSTGSASV; encoded by the exons ATGTCCATGCTCCTTGTCCAGAAACAACACCTCCCTCTCTCCGTCCGTCCCCGCACGACCGTCACTCTCCTCTCCTTGCGCCACCAATGCCGTCTCCCCACGACTCGattctccgccgccgccgccgaatcGGCTAGCCGCGCTGCCCCCTTCGCCGTCGAGGACTACCTCGTCGCCACATGCCACCTCACCCCGGCGCAGGCGCTCAAGGCCTCCAAGGTGCTCTCGCACCTCAAGTCCCCCTCCAGACCCGACGCCGTGCTCGCCTTCCTCTCGGACCTCGGTCTCTCCGACGCCGACATCGCCGCTGCCGTCTCCTACGACCCCAAGCTTCTCTGCTCCGAGGTCGAGCGGACTCTGGCCCCGCGTCTCGTGGAGCTCCGGGACCTCGGCCTCTCTCCGTCCCAGATCGCCCGCCTCGTCCTCGTCGACCCCGCGCGCTTCCGCCGCCCCACCGTCGTCTCCAAGCTGCAGTATTACGTCCCCCTCTTCGGTTCCTTCGAGAACCTCATCCATGCTCTCAGGAGCAACGCCTACCTCCTCAGCTCCGACCTCGAGCGCGTGGTCAAGCCCAACGTCGCGTTCCTGATGGAGTGCGGGCTAGATGCTTGTGATATTGCCAAGCTGTCCATACCCGTCCCTAGGCTGATCACCACCAACCCAGAACGCGTCCGGGCAATGGTCGAGCGAGCTGAAGCTGTCGGTGCGCCTCGTGGCACCGGGATGTTTAGGCACGCACTGCTGGCTGTCGCGTTCCTCAGCGAGGAAAAGATCAAAGCTAAGGTGGAGTTCTTGAAGACAACATTTCAGTGGTCGGATGCTGAGGTGGGCGTTGCGGTTTCCAAGCTGCCATTGGTGCTCAAGCACTCCAAGGACAGGTTGCGCCGCATGTCAGAGTTCCTGATCACCAAG GACCGGAGCTACTATACTGCTGTCCAGGTGAGCGAGAATGTCTTCATGGAGAAGTTCATACTCCCTTACAAGGAAGCTGCACCAAGCCTCGCCCTAGATTATGCTGCTGCTTGCAGAGGAGAGGTGCCTACCTTCAGATTTCAAGAACCCAGCACCGGCTCAGCAAGTGTTTAA
- the LOC8065513 gene encoding transcription termination factor MTERF15, mitochondrial isoform X1, producing the protein MSMLLVQKQHLPLSVRPRTTVTLLSLRHQCRLPTTRFSAAAAESASRAAPFAVEDYLVATCHLTPAQALKASKVLSHLKSPSRPDAVLAFLSDLGLSDADIAAAVSYDPKLLCSEVERTLAPRLVELRDLGLSPSQIARLVLVDPARFRRPTVVSKLQYYVPLFGSFENLIHALRSNAYLLSSDLERVVKPNVAFLMECGLDACDIAKLSIPVPRLITTNPERVRAMVERAEAVGAPRGTGMFRHALLAVAFLSEEKIKAKVEFLKTTFQWSDAEVGVAVSKLPLVLKHSKDRLRRMSEFLITKVGLEPEYIAHRPALLTYSLERRLMPRHYVVNYLKENGLLEQDRSYYTAVQVSENVFMEKFILPYKEAAPSLALDYAAACRGEVPTFRFQEPSTGSASV; encoded by the coding sequence ATGTCCATGCTCCTTGTCCAGAAACAACACCTCCCTCTCTCCGTCCGTCCCCGCACGACCGTCACTCTCCTCTCCTTGCGCCACCAATGCCGTCTCCCCACGACTCGattctccgccgccgccgccgaatcGGCTAGCCGCGCTGCCCCCTTCGCCGTCGAGGACTACCTCGTCGCCACATGCCACCTCACCCCGGCGCAGGCGCTCAAGGCCTCCAAGGTGCTCTCGCACCTCAAGTCCCCCTCCAGACCCGACGCCGTGCTCGCCTTCCTCTCGGACCTCGGTCTCTCCGACGCCGACATCGCCGCTGCCGTCTCCTACGACCCCAAGCTTCTCTGCTCCGAGGTCGAGCGGACTCTGGCCCCGCGTCTCGTGGAGCTCCGGGACCTCGGCCTCTCTCCGTCCCAGATCGCCCGCCTCGTCCTCGTCGACCCCGCGCGCTTCCGCCGCCCCACCGTCGTCTCCAAGCTGCAGTATTACGTCCCCCTCTTCGGTTCCTTCGAGAACCTCATCCATGCTCTCAGGAGCAACGCCTACCTCCTCAGCTCCGACCTCGAGCGCGTGGTCAAGCCCAACGTCGCGTTCCTGATGGAGTGCGGGCTAGATGCTTGTGATATTGCCAAGCTGTCCATACCCGTCCCTAGGCTGATCACCACCAACCCAGAACGCGTCCGGGCAATGGTCGAGCGAGCTGAAGCTGTCGGTGCGCCTCGTGGCACCGGGATGTTTAGGCACGCACTGCTGGCTGTCGCGTTCCTCAGCGAGGAAAAGATCAAAGCTAAGGTGGAGTTCTTGAAGACAACATTTCAGTGGTCGGATGCTGAGGTGGGCGTTGCGGTTTCCAAGCTGCCATTGGTGCTCAAGCACTCCAAGGACAGGTTGCGCCGCATGTCAGAGTTCCTGATCACCAAGGTTGGGTTGGAGCCGGAGTACATTGCTCACAGGCCTGCTCTGCTTACATATAGCTTGGAACGCCGCCTCATGCCCCGGCACTATGTTGTGAATTACCTGAAGGAAAATGGGTTATTGGAGCAGGACCGGAGCTACTATACTGCTGTCCAGGTGAGCGAGAATGTCTTCATGGAGAAGTTCATACTCCCTTACAAGGAAGCTGCACCAAGCCTCGCCCTAGATTATGCTGCTGCTTGCAGAGGAGAGGTGCCTACCTTCAGATTTCAAGAACCCAGCACCGGCTCAGCAAGTGTTTAA